From Sulfurovum zhangzhouensis, one genomic window encodes:
- a CDS encoding Kae1-like domain-containing protein, with amino-acid sequence MNIAFNFHYTHHNGLMTRLLNEIKRDTQIPVYLAQNENQYTLEASGEQTTLEELAEVVSNRIPLSLFLKEYRLGETQTIKGSDQFLEDTSGFYQLPYCPKCQEGILQRTLQTFGDCSVCGSSHPEITFDAWLDHYHATDFYELIESKVEELLDKRVMQFQTLNSNRTFSLDEISQDSHYGILCCDVNAIADSFVITPSELHTLTLVEKPSLRLKPKLHFRLNHELKSHWYSLFLADDLITLAVSQILASKNIDFVFVSNPPLLRCAVAMEQPFIIQTGRDLLPLSYSKTLPFLSQCNAYGFYAANNHDKIEIDYTDNPSDLLSSHITYVPWGSELTEKGKVFFEPAHAALTSVMMENDLFDRSLLGVHLSHQTKSEIFSYSPQIGYTSMVKFKSHHKQPSEILTAIASIEESAQRLIQNFSTHYPDLYQKLHFFEFDELNTVEPITELFGLAAMILGIYDGNSIVDAAGALEANAIEFRGKSGPRIDYKVHQRNGEYYLDTLTTLRSAISFKLAGVDDMLLSFGFIDSLADFIAQQAQNAYANIGIEGVTISGNVFENRQLLKHTYQNVSPNYTLYSNIRLSMDSDNIVMGALMLGNHPKG; translated from the coding sequence ATGAATATAGCCTTTAATTTCCACTATACACACCATAACGGTCTGATGACCCGATTACTCAATGAGATCAAAAGAGATACACAGATCCCTGTTTATCTTGCTCAAAATGAAAATCAGTATACTTTGGAAGCTTCGGGTGAGCAAACAACACTCGAAGAACTGGCAGAAGTTGTTTCAAATCGCATTCCTCTATCACTTTTTTTGAAAGAGTACAGACTGGGTGAAACCCAAACAATAAAAGGATCTGATCAGTTCTTGGAAGATACTTCCGGATTTTATCAACTCCCTTATTGTCCAAAATGTCAAGAGGGTATACTTCAAAGAACACTTCAGACATTTGGAGATTGTTCTGTGTGCGGTTCCAGTCACCCTGAAATCACTTTTGATGCATGGCTTGATCACTATCATGCTACTGATTTTTACGAACTTATCGAAAGCAAAGTGGAAGAGCTGTTGGATAAGAGGGTCATGCAGTTTCAAACACTAAATTCCAACCGCACCTTTTCACTGGATGAGATCTCTCAAGATTCCCACTACGGTATACTTTGTTGCGACGTGAATGCAATCGCTGACTCTTTTGTGATCACACCTTCTGAACTACATACATTGACTCTGGTAGAAAAACCTTCATTACGACTCAAACCTAAATTACATTTCCGTTTAAACCATGAACTGAAATCTCACTGGTATTCTCTCTTCTTAGCCGATGATCTGATCACCTTGGCCGTAAGTCAAATACTTGCATCAAAAAATATTGATTTTGTTTTTGTATCAAACCCCCCACTATTAAGATGCGCAGTAGCGATGGAACAACCCTTTATCATTCAGACAGGCAGAGACCTCTTACCTCTATCTTATTCCAAAACGCTGCCTTTTCTTTCACAATGCAATGCCTATGGTTTTTATGCTGCAAATAACCATGACAAAATAGAGATAGACTATACAGATAACCCAAGTGATTTACTCTCATCTCATATCACTTATGTACCCTGGGGATCAGAATTAACTGAGAAAGGCAAAGTGTTCTTTGAACCTGCACATGCGGCCCTGACATCTGTGATGATGGAAAATGATCTCTTTGACAGATCTCTGCTGGGTGTCCATTTAAGTCATCAAACCAAGTCAGAAATCTTCAGCTATTCACCGCAGATCGGATATACCTCTATGGTAAAGTTCAAAAGTCATCATAAACAGCCCTCTGAAATACTCACTGCTATTGCCTCCATTGAAGAGAGTGCACAAAGGCTGATCCAAAACTTCTCTACACATTATCCGGATCTTTATCAAAAACTGCACTTTTTTGAGTTTGATGAGCTGAATACAGTAGAGCCTATCACAGAACTTTTTGGACTGGCTGCAATGATACTTGGCATCTATGATGGAAACAGTATAGTTGATGCTGCCGGAGCATTGGAAGCAAATGCCATTGAGTTTAGAGGAAAATCAGGACCTAGGATTGATTATAAGGTACATCAACGCAATGGAGAGTATTATCTTGACACACTCACGACTCTCAGATCAGCGATAAGTTTTAAACTGGCAGGAGTGGATGATATGCTGCTGAGCTTTGGATTTATCGATTCACTTGCAGATTTTATTGCACAGCAGGCGCAAAATGCTTATGCAAATATCGGGATTGAAGGTGTCACTATCAGTGGTAATGTATTTGAAAACAGACAGCTTTTAAAACATACCTATCAAAACGTCTCTCCAAACTATACGCTTTATAGTAATATTAGGTTAAGTATGGATAGTGACAATATAGTAATGGGTGCCCTTATGCTGGGTAACCATCCAAAAGGATAA